The following are encoded in a window of Pristis pectinata isolate sPriPec2 chromosome 1, sPriPec2.1.pri, whole genome shotgun sequence genomic DNA:
- the LOC127579166 gene encoding B2 bradykinin receptor-like, whose translation MTSLNFSTADSPINSTSCPEGIFLDWIYTFLPAYIMVVCVFGLVGNTFVLLVLCLHRSHRTVPDIYLGSLAGADLLLLACLPFWAVNIAQRFSWPFGELLCRCVNLAIYMNLCSSIYFLVMVSIDRYLALVKVLNPGRIRTVSCAKINCCLIWLFSLAMSSPAFIFRQVTFVPEVNISACLLQYPHPSWQLKMDITFIVIIFLIPDIILFFCTTKILRVLRNDRLQLFKRVRKESRAVRLILVVLLAFLVCWVPFQLFRVLHLFYQVGLLTGCPWQRVLSNGNQLVTFLGCTNSCVNPVLYVMVGKQFRTKARELYDQSVARRKSALTLRDSPVTHNTSISSLERVGH comes from the coding sequence ATGACATCTCTCAACTTCAGCACGGCTGACAGCCCCATCAATTCCACCTCCTGCCCTGAAGGCATCTTCCTGGATTGGATCTACACCTTCCTGCCTGCCTACATCATGGTGGTGTGCGTGTTCGGCCTGGTGGGGAACACCTTTGTGCTGCTCGTCCTGTGCCTGCACCGGAGCCACCGTACTGTGCCCGACATCTACCTGGGCAGCCTGGCCGGTGCCGACCTCCTGCTGCTGGCCTGCCTTCCCTTCTGGGCCGTCAACATCGCCCAGCGATTCTCCTGGCCCTTTGGGGAGCTCTTGTGCCGCTGTGTCAACCTTGCCATCTACATGAATCTGTGCAGCAGCATCTACTTCCTGGTGATGGTCAGCATCGACCGGTACCTCGCCCTGGTGAAGGTCCTCAACCCCGGCCGGATACGCACGGTCTCCTGCGCCAAGATcaactgctgcctgatctggcTCTTCAGCCTGGCGATGAGTAGTCCTGCCTTCATATTCCGCCAGGTCACCTTCGTGCCGGAGGTGAACATCTCCGCCTGCCTGCTCCAGTACCCTCACCCGAGTTGGCAGCTCAAGATGGACATCACCTTCATCGTCATCATTTTCCTGATCCCCGACATCATCCTGTTCTTCTGCACCACCAAGATCCTCCGCGTGCTCCGGAACGACCGACTGCAGCTCTTCAAGCGGGTGCGCAAGGAGAGCAGGGCGGTGCGCCTGATCCTTGTGGTCCTGCTGGCCTTCCTCGTCTGCTGGGTGCCCTTTCAGCTCTTCCGGGTGCTCCACCTCTTCTACCAGGTGGGGCTGTTGACGGGCTGCCCCTGGCAGAGGGTCCTGAGCAACGGCAACCAGCTCGTCACCTTCCTCGGCTGCACCAACAGCTGCGTCAACCCTGTCCTCTATGTCATGGTGGGGAAGCAGTTCAGGACCAAAGCTAGGGAGCTCTACGACCAATCGGTGGCCAGGAGGAAGTCGGCGCTGACCCTCAGGGACTCCCCGGTGACTCACAACACCTCCATCTCCAGTCTGGAGAGGGTGGGACACTGA